A genomic segment from Nicotiana sylvestris chromosome 1, ASM39365v2, whole genome shotgun sequence encodes:
- the LOC104229056 gene encoding large ribosomal subunit protein uL11m-like has protein sequence MATLKEILTRRPISATIRLTVDAGAAKPGPPVGPALGQYKLNSMAFCKDFNARTQKFKSGTPMAVTITAFKDGTFEFTVKSPSVTWYLKQAAGIELGSGRPGHVTASTLTLKHVYEIAKIKQSDPFCQYMPLESICKSIIGTANSMGIKVQKELD, from the coding sequence ATGGCGACGCTAAAAGAGATCTTAACACGCCGCCCTATCTCAGCCACGATCCGTCTCACCGTCGATGCGGGTGCAGCTAAGCCCGGACCACCAGTAGGCCCCGCCCTGGGTCAATACAAACTCAACTCCATGGCTTTCTGCAAGGACTTCAATGCTCGGACCCAGAAGTTCAAGAGCGGTACACCCATGGCCGTAACCATTACGGCGTTCAAGGATGGTACTTTCGAGTTCACCGTTAAGTCTCCTTCAGTTACTTGGTACCTAAAGCAGGCTGCTGGAATTGAGCTGGGAAGTGGCCGCCCTGGTCATGTAACGGCGTCAACTCTAACCCTAAAGCACGTTTATGAAATTGCTAAAATCAAACAGAGTGATCCGTTTTGCCAGTACATGCCCTTGGAGTCGATTTGTAAGTCTATTATTGGGACGGCGAATTCTATGGGGATTAAAGTGCAGAAAGAGCTGGATTAA